A genomic segment from Bosea sp. OAE506 encodes:
- a CDS encoding ABC transporter permease has translation MSWTIENWDRLLIALWEHIQLVGVGLAIALAIGLPLGVLSARRPGFALVVLLVSGALYTVPALAIFALLIPYLGLGFWPAIVALVAYALLIIIRNVATGLQEIAPDILDAADGMGYGRWRRLFAIELPLALPVIIAGIRITVVTQVSVATVAAFINAGGLGDIIFQGITQDFGEKVVAGAVVTSALAILCDESLRRVELRLRANQAETV, from the coding sequence ATGAGCTGGACGATCGAAAACTGGGACCGGCTGCTGATCGCGCTTTGGGAGCATATCCAGCTCGTCGGCGTCGGGCTGGCGATTGCGCTCGCCATCGGCCTGCCGCTCGGCGTGCTCTCGGCCCGGCGGCCCGGTTTCGCGCTCGTCGTGCTGCTGGTCTCGGGCGCGCTCTACACCGTGCCGGCGCTGGCGATCTTCGCACTGCTGATCCCCTATCTCGGCTTAGGCTTCTGGCCGGCGATCGTCGCGCTCGTCGCCTATGCGCTCCTGATCATCATCCGCAATGTCGCGACCGGGCTGCAGGAGATCGCGCCCGACATCCTCGATGCTGCCGACGGCATGGGCTATGGCCGCTGGCGCCGGCTCTTCGCCATCGAGCTGCCATTGGCGCTCCCCGTCATCATCGCCGGCATCCGCATCACTGTGGTGACGCAGGTCTCGGTCGCCACCGTCGCCGCCTTCATCAATGCGGGCGGGCTCGGCGACATCATCTTCCAGGGCATTACCCAGGATTTCGGCGAGAAGGTCGTCGCCGGCGCGGTCGTGACCTCGGCGCTGGCGATCCTCTGCGACGAGAGCCTGCGCCGGGTCGAGCTGCGGCTGCGCGCCAACCAGGCGGAGACCGTTTGA
- a CDS encoding ABC transporter permease, producing the protein MATWISANPQIFIVALQNHLWLTGVALAAVLLIALPLGLLLTRHRGFANAAIAIVNILRTVPSLALLVIMLPLLGTGFLPSVVALTLYGLPALLLNTYTGLTEVDADIVDAARGQGFSDAQVMTRIEIPLALPVIFAGIRTAAVQIVSAATLAAFIGGGGLGELITAGMANFNFPQLIAGAVAVAALALAVEIGFAGIERLMTRQLRMGAS; encoded by the coding sequence ATGGCCACCTGGATTTCCGCCAACCCCCAGATCTTCATCGTCGCGCTGCAGAACCATCTCTGGCTGACCGGGGTCGCGCTGGCCGCCGTGCTGCTGATCGCGCTGCCGCTCGGGCTGCTACTGACGCGCCATCGCGGTTTCGCCAACGCCGCCATCGCGATCGTCAACATTCTGCGGACCGTGCCCTCGCTCGCGCTGCTGGTGATCATGCTACCGCTGCTGGGCACTGGCTTCCTGCCCTCGGTGGTGGCGCTGACGCTCTACGGGCTGCCTGCGCTGCTGCTGAATACCTATACCGGCCTGACCGAGGTCGACGCCGACATTGTGGACGCCGCGCGCGGTCAGGGCTTCTCGGACGCGCAGGTGATGACGCGCATCGAGATCCCGCTCGCCTTGCCTGTGATCTTCGCAGGCATTCGCACGGCGGCGGTGCAGATCGTCTCGGCGGCGACGCTGGCCGCCTTCATCGGCGGCGGGGGGCTTGGCGAACTGATCACCGCCGGCATGGCCAATTTCAACTTCCCGCAGCTCATCGCCGGCGCCGTCGCGGTTGCGGCTCTGGCACTGGCTGTCGAGATCGGATTTGCGGGGATCGAACGCCTGATGACACGCCAGTTGCGGATGGGAGCCTCATGA
- a CDS encoding ABC transporter ATP-binding protein: MTIRLEKVTKLFPGVAKPAVDALDLTIETGQVCVLIGPSGCGKTTTMRMVNRLIEPSSGQIFVGDRDVTKADPVELRRHIGYVIQQIGLFPHMTIAQNVATVPKLLGWEAPRIKARVAEMLDLVGLDPSQFLSRYPRHLSGGQRQRVGVARALAADPPVMLMDEPFGAVDPIVRGRLQEEFLAILKRLKKTVILVTHDIDEAIRMGDVVAILKDGRLVQYDTPDRLLAAPANDFVADFVGADRALRRLSLVRATEAVEPGEAAGGFALPGTLSLREVLSALLAEGRDAATIRSEDGAALGQITLAGIRARSAGTVLF, encoded by the coding sequence ATGACGATCCGGCTGGAGAAGGTCACCAAGCTGTTTCCCGGCGTTGCCAAGCCGGCGGTGGACGCGCTCGACCTGACGATCGAGACCGGACAGGTCTGCGTGCTGATCGGCCCCTCGGGCTGCGGCAAGACCACGACGATGCGGATGGTCAACCGTCTGATCGAGCCGAGTTCGGGGCAGATTTTCGTCGGCGACCGCGACGTCACCAAGGCCGATCCGGTCGAGCTGCGCCGTCATATCGGCTACGTTATCCAGCAGATCGGCCTGTTCCCGCATATGACGATTGCGCAGAACGTCGCGACCGTGCCGAAGCTTCTGGGCTGGGAGGCGCCCCGCATCAAGGCGCGCGTCGCGGAGATGCTAGACCTCGTCGGGCTCGATCCGTCCCAGTTCCTATCGCGCTATCCGCGCCATCTCTCGGGCGGGCAGCGCCAGCGCGTCGGGGTGGCGCGCGCGCTCGCCGCCGATCCGCCGGTGATGCTGATGGACGAGCCTTTCGGCGCCGTCGACCCGATCGTACGCGGGCGGCTGCAGGAGGAGTTCCTGGCGATCCTGAAGCGGCTGAAGAAGACGGTGATCCTCGTCACCCACGACATCGACGAGGCGATCCGCATGGGCGATGTCGTCGCGATCCTGAAAGATGGGCGGCTGGTGCAATACGACACGCCCGACCGGCTGCTGGCCGCGCCGGCGAACGATTTCGTCGCGGATTTCGTCGGCGCCGACCGGGCCCTGCGCCGGCTCTCGCTGGTGCGCGCGACGGAAGCCGTCGAGCCCGGCGAGGCTGCGGGCGGCTTCGCGCTGCCGGGCACGCTCTCGCTGCGGGAGGTGCTGTCGGCGCTGCTGGCCGAAGGCCGCGACGCCGCGACGATCCGCAGCGAGGACGGCGCGGCGCTGGGACAGATCACGCTGGCGGGCATTCGCGCGCGGAGTGCGGGGACGGTACTGTTCTGA
- a CDS encoding PhnD/SsuA/transferrin family substrate-binding protein translates to MRLIANARMYAVDAATAANWTALFARIAEMAGVPLAVIPHAAPAPLEDLWRRDDLGLAFICGYPFARGGFPVQPVAAPVPASGDGRPLYATHLVVRAESDIATLSDSFGGRLGWTVAHSQSGFNALRTHLLPHWQARGPLYAKSIGPLLTPRRVIDALLADEIDIGPLDSYFYDLLLVAEPHTAARLRIVETTALRPMPLLVASNGVGEAVIARLRAALLAAHGDEEGRAILARLRLSGFAAVELEAYRVLVEEADAADSAGYLQPG, encoded by the coding sequence GTGAGGCTCATTGCCAACGCCCGCATGTATGCCGTCGATGCCGCGACGGCGGCGAACTGGACGGCGCTCTTCGCCCGGATCGCGGAGATGGCCGGCGTCCCGCTCGCGGTCATCCCGCATGCGGCGCCGGCCCCGTTGGAAGACCTCTGGCGGCGCGACGATCTCGGGCTCGCCTTCATTTGCGGCTACCCGTTCGCGCGGGGTGGCTTCCCCGTGCAGCCCGTCGCCGCACCTGTTCCAGCCTCGGGTGATGGCCGCCCACTCTATGCGACCCATCTCGTCGTGCGGGCCGAGAGCGACATCGCCACGCTCTCGGACAGCTTCGGCGGCCGCCTCGGCTGGACGGTCGCGCACTCGCAATCGGGCTTCAACGCGCTGCGGACCCACCTCCTGCCGCACTGGCAGGCGAGGGGTCCGCTCTATGCGAAGAGCATCGGGCCTTTGCTGACGCCGCGGCGGGTGATCGACGCGCTGCTGGCCGACGAAATCGACATCGGCCCGCTCGATTCCTACTTTTACGACCTGCTGCTGGTGGCCGAGCCGCACACCGCCGCACGTTTGCGCATCGTCGAAACGACGGCGCTGCGGCCAATGCCGCTGCTGGTGGCGTCGAACGGTGTCGGGGAGGCGGTCATCGCGCGGTTGCGGGCGGCGCTGCTGGCCGCTCATGGGGACGAGGAGGGACGCGCGATCCTCGCCCGGCTCCGACTATCAGGCTTCGCCGCCGTCGAGCTGGAGGCCTACCGCGTGCTGGTCGAAGAGGCGGATGCGGCGGATAGCGCGGGATACCTCCAGCCGGGCTGA
- a CDS encoding ornithine cyclodeaminase family protein: MSHPPLYIDFLNALDVEALKLTDAEIIAAVEAGLAAQGRGQTEIEPRVHLMPKAGANGHFNVLRGAFRAPIARAGVKVIGDFVDNYKQGLPSEMGLLLLMDQMTGVPTAIVDGSHLTDMRTGAITAIGAKHLARKGSKVLGHIGARGTAYWNVRLLDSLFDFDEIRVHSRRPESRDAFGARLSADLGKRVVVTEDWQSCVEGADIVVEASRLNAPEPMLKTDWIKPGAFVVPYGTMSAVELSLTDIMSKLVVDDWGQCKGGPFGSLRAHVEAGKLSEQTLHAEMGQIVAGLKPGRERDDETILFWHRGLSLSDIALGHFMLEKAKTMGLGQRLRYA; this comes from the coding sequence GTGTCCCATCCGCCGCTCTATATCGACTTCCTCAACGCGCTCGACGTCGAGGCGCTGAAGCTCACCGATGCGGAAATCATTGCCGCGGTCGAGGCAGGTCTTGCCGCCCAGGGCCGCGGCCAGACCGAGATCGAGCCGCGCGTCCATCTGATGCCGAAGGCTGGCGCCAACGGCCATTTCAACGTGCTGCGCGGCGCCTTCCGCGCGCCGATCGCCCGCGCCGGGGTCAAGGTGATCGGCGACTTCGTCGACAACTACAAGCAGGGCCTGCCCTCAGAGATGGGCCTGCTCCTGCTGATGGACCAGATGACCGGTGTCCCCACCGCGATCGTCGACGGCAGCCATCTCACCGACATGCGCACAGGCGCGATCACCGCGATCGGCGCCAAACATCTCGCCCGCAAGGGCTCGAAGGTGCTGGGCCATATCGGCGCGCGCGGAACGGCCTACTGGAACGTCCGACTGCTCGATTCCCTATTCGATTTCGACGAGATTCGGGTCCATTCCCGCCGGCCCGAGAGCCGCGACGCCTTCGGGGCTCGCCTCTCGGCCGATCTCGGCAAGCGCGTGGTCGTGACGGAGGATTGGCAGAGCTGCGTCGAGGGCGCCGACATCGTGGTCGAGGCTTCCCGGCTGAACGCGCCGGAGCCGATGCTGAAGACCGACTGGATCAAGCCGGGCGCCTTCGTCGTGCCTTATGGCACGATGAGCGCGGTCGAATTGTCGCTCACCGACATCATGAGCAAGCTCGTCGTCGACGATTGGGGCCAGTGCAAGGGCGGCCCCTTCGGCAGCCTGCGCGCCCATGTCGAGGCCGGCAAGCTCTCGGAACAAACGCTCCATGCCGAGATGGGCCAGATCGTCGCCGGCCTCAAACCCGGCCGCGAGCGCGACGACGAGACCATCCTGTTCTGGCATCGTGGCCTTTCGCTCTCGGACATCGCGCTCGGCCATTTCATGCTGGAGAAAGCCAAGACCATGGGCCTCGGCCAGAGGCTGCGCTACGCGTGA
- a CDS encoding L,D-transpeptidase, whose translation MNRFFRMATLSGLGLLALATTARAEIDPLTRQPLFVFEDPAKAQATAIPREIVSYDGKQRPGTIVINTSERRLYLVMPDGKAMRYGVGVGRPGFDWAGAQTITRKQEWPTWTPPAQMLKRRPDLPRFMPGGPENPMGARALYLGSTLYRIHGSNEPETIGQAVSSGCIRMLNEDVIDLYERVKVGTRVVVAR comes from the coding sequence ATGAACCGCTTCTTCCGTATGGCCACGCTCAGTGGTCTTGGCCTGCTCGCCCTCGCGACCACTGCCCGCGCCGAGATCGACCCGCTGACGCGCCAGCCGCTGTTCGTCTTCGAGGATCCGGCCAAGGCTCAGGCCACTGCGATCCCACGCGAGATCGTCTCCTATGACGGCAAGCAGCGCCCCGGCACCATCGTGATCAACACCTCCGAGCGGCGCCTCTATCTGGTCATGCCCGATGGCAAGGCGATGCGCTACGGCGTCGGCGTCGGCCGCCCCGGCTTCGACTGGGCCGGCGCCCAGACCATCACCCGCAAGCAGGAATGGCCGACCTGGACGCCCCCGGCCCAGATGCTGAAGCGCCGCCCCGACCTGCCGCGCTTCATGCCCGGCGGCCCGGAGAACCCGATGGGCGCCCGCGCGCTCTATCTCGGCTCGACCCTCTACCGCATCCACGGTTCGAACGAGCCGGAGACGATCGGCCAGGCCGTCTCCTCCGGCTGCATCCGCATGCTCAACGAGGACGTGATCGACCTCTACGAGCGCGTTAAGGTCGGCACCCGCGTCGTCGTCGCGCGCTGA
- a CDS encoding amidase, which translates to MDDTVNAFVPGTLMPLSGKAGWALDGLSFAVKDLFDVAGLPTGGGNHDWAMVNPVPQRHAWAVQTLLDAGASFIGKTITDEVSLGILGENAFDGTPINTAAPERVPGGSSSGSAAAVAAGLCDTALGTDTGGSVRVPASFCGLYGIRPTHGRLDTTGMLPQAPSSDTTGWFARDAETFARVSTALLGEAPGALPTRLLIATDAFAFADPEVAEALQPMVARLSRIVGEVREEIMAPQGLSVWARAQRTLQPVEAWNTFRGWVETANPRMAFSVVAGLLNGARMPEGERQWAEMMRLEARARLRHLLPPGTILCLPTTAFPAPLRGLSQPALQPLKDRISCLCSQGGLTGSPQVSLPGATVNGAPVGLSIIGGRGTDASLIAVARAMGAAA; encoded by the coding sequence ATGGACGATACCGTCAACGCTTTCGTACCCGGCACGCTGATGCCGCTCTCGGGCAAGGCCGGGTGGGCACTCGACGGGCTGAGCTTCGCGGTCAAGGACCTGTTCGACGTCGCGGGCCTGCCGACCGGCGGCGGCAATCATGACTGGGCGATGGTCAATCCGGTCCCCCAGCGCCATGCCTGGGCCGTCCAGACCCTGCTCGACGCCGGCGCCAGCTTCATCGGCAAGACGATCACCGACGAGGTGTCGCTCGGCATTCTCGGCGAGAACGCCTTCGACGGCACGCCGATCAACACCGCGGCGCCCGAGCGCGTGCCGGGCGGCTCCTCCTCGGGTTCGGCCGCGGCGGTAGCAGCGGGCCTGTGCGACACCGCGCTCGGCACCGACACGGGCGGTTCCGTTCGCGTGCCGGCGAGCTTCTGCGGGCTCTACGGCATCCGCCCGACGCATGGCCGCCTGGACACGACCGGCATGCTGCCGCAGGCGCCGAGCTCGGACACGACCGGCTGGTTCGCGCGCGATGCCGAGACCTTCGCCCGCGTCTCCACCGCGCTGCTGGGCGAGGCTCCGGGAGCGCTGCCGACGCGGCTGCTGATCGCGACGGACGCCTTCGCCTTCGCCGACCCCGAGGTGGCGGAGGCGCTGCAGCCCATGGTCGCGCGCCTGAGCCGGATCGTCGGCGAGGTCCGCGAGGAGATCATGGCGCCGCAGGGCCTGTCCGTCTGGGCGCGGGCGCAGCGCACGCTGCAGCCGGTCGAGGCCTGGAACACCTTCCGCGGCTGGGTCGAGACCGCCAATCCGCGCATGGCCTTCAGCGTCGTGGCGGGCCTGCTCAACGGCGCTAGAATGCCCGAAGGCGAGCGGCAATGGGCCGAGATGATGCGGCTTGAGGCCCGCGCGCGGCTGCGCCATCTGCTGCCGCCGGGCACGATCCTGTGCCTGCCGACGACCGCCTTCCCGGCACCGCTGCGCGGGCTGTCGCAGCCGGCGCTGCAGCCGCTCAAGGACCGGATCAGCTGCCTCTGCTCGCAGGGTGGGCTCACCGGCTCGCCGCAGGTCAGCCTGCCCGGCGCAACCGTGAACGGCGCCCCTGTCGGCCTCTCCATCATCGGCGGGCGCGGCACGGACGCCTCGCTGATCGCCGTCGCCCGCGCCATGGGAGCTGCCGCATGA
- the hpxZ gene encoding oxalurate catabolism protein HpxZ gives MTDLTPNRPEIVAEVSALFEAYEQALIDKNVDVLDATFWNSPHTIRYALHENGYGFDEIHAHRVARPPGPGIKEKRIRLEILTLGRDIATVNLEFKVRGRDLVGRQSQSWVRFPELGWKVISAHVSTMDGLKLY, from the coding sequence ATGACCGATCTCACCCCGAACCGTCCCGAAATCGTCGCCGAGGTCTCGGCGCTGTTCGAGGCCTATGAGCAGGCGCTGATCGACAAGAATGTCGACGTGCTCGACGCGACCTTCTGGAACAGCCCGCACACGATCCGCTACGCGCTGCACGAGAACGGCTACGGCTTCGACGAGATCCATGCCCACCGCGTCGCCCGCCCGCCCGGGCCGGGCATCAAGGAAAAGCGGATCCGGCTGGAGATCCTGACGCTGGGCCGCGACATCGCCACCGTGAACCTCGAGTTCAAGGTGCGCGGGCGCGACCTCGTCGGCCGGCAGAGCCAGAGCTGGGTGCGCTTCCCGGAGCTGGGCTGGAAGGTGATCTCCGCCCATGTCTCGACGATGGATGGGCTGAAGCTCTACTGA